GAGCGCGGTGCGCAGGGCGGCCTCGGCGCCATGGGCGTCCGCGGGCAGTGCCGTCGGATGGTGGGCGTCGGACGTGCTGCCGCAGCCCGCGAGCAGGGCGCGGGGGCGCACGCCTCGGGCGGTGGCGTCGGCGGTGCGTTCCAGGACGAGGATCCCGGCGCCCTCCGCCATGACGAAGCCGTCCCGGTCGGCGGCGAACGGGCGGGAGGCCGCGGCGCGGTCGGACCGTACGGACAGGGCGCCCATGCGCCAGAAGCCGATGGTGCACACGCGGCTGACCGCGGCTTCCACGCCTCCCGTGACCGCGATGTCGCAGAGGCCGGCGGCGAGCAGGTCCCGGGCCGTGGCGATGGCACTGGCACCGGAGGCGCAGGCGGTGGCGGGGCTGAGGCTGGGCCCGCGCGCCTGGAGGTCGATGGAGACCTCGCCCGTACCGAGGTTCGGGATGATCATCGGAATGGCGAGGGATGACGTCAGGTCGGCTCCGCGCTGTTCGAGGCGTGCGCACTGCTCCTCCAGCTTCTCCAACCCGCCCATGCCGCAGCCGATGACCGTGGCGACCCTGGCCCCGTCCCAGCTGGCGGAGCCGAGCCCGGCGTCGCGGACGGCCTCCCGGGCCGCCAGCACGGCGAGCTTGGCGAATCGGCCCATGCGCCAGGCCTTGCGTCCGATCCGGCGGTCCAGATCCTGACCCGCGACCGGGACCCGGCAGGAGAAGTCGACGGGCAGTCCGGCGAGGGCGGGATCCGGGGCGGCGGTGGCCTGCCCGGCGCACACTCCGGTCCATGTGTCGGCGACGCCGATCCCGGCGGGTGTGACCAGTCCCAGGCCGGTGACGGCGATCGAGGCGGTCACGGGGCGGTCACCGTGTCCGGGGTGCGCAGTGTGTCGACGTACTCGGTGACTTCGGCGAGTGTGGTGGTCCGGTTGGCGTGCTCGCTGTCGATCTTCACTCCGAAATTCTCATCCAGGATCAGCGCGAACTCGGCCAGTGCGAGGGAGTCCAGTTCGAGCTGCTCCAGAGTGACCTCGGGACCGATTTCGGCGTCCGGGACGAGGAAGCTGCCGGTCAGTACGGAGCGGATGGTGTCGTAGGTGTCGGTCATGGCCTTTTCCTCACGGGAGCGATCGTCGGGACTGCGGATGTGTCAGGGGCTCCACTCCAGGAGGACGAGCCCGCCGGAGGCGCCGCTGGCCAGCCCGAACAGGGCGACCAGGTCGCCCGGGCGCAACCGGCCCTGCTCCGCGGCCCCGGCGAGCTGCAGGGGAAGGCCGGCCGTGGCGACGTTGCCGTAGGCCGTGAAGACGGGTACGGCCTTGTCCTCGGGCACTGCGAGGGTGTCGAGGATGGCGCGGGTGAAGGCGACGGACGGCTGGTGCACGCACACGAGGTCCAGGTCTCCCGGGTTGCGGCCGGCCGCGTGGAGCGCGTCGAACGCACGGGCCTCCAGGCCCGGGAAGGAGGCGGCGAGGGCAGCGGAGTCGAACCGGACCGCGGGGGCGCCGTCCGCCTGCCCGAAGTACGGGTTGGTGACGGTCGCGGCCTGCCAGCCCGAGGAGTTGGCGCAGAACGCGGCGGCGAGGATCCCGGGCCGGTCGCTCGCCTCCACGAGCAGGGCGGCGCCGAGGTCGCCCAGTGTCAACGCGGGCAGCAGCAGGGCGAGTTCCCGGCGGTCGCGGACCGGGAGCGCGGACAGCCGGCTGCTGCGTTCCCCCGTGGTCACGAGCACGCGTGCGTAACGGCCCGCGCGGATCAGGGCGTCGGCGATCTCCAGGGCGTTCAGGACGCCGTTGCAGGCGTTCTGCACGTCGAAGACCGGTGCGGTGACGCCGAGTTTGTGCGCCACGGCATGTGCGGTGGCCGGTTCCTCGACGTCCTCGCTCGCGGAGGCGAAGATCAGCAGGTCGACGGCGCCGGGAGCCAGGCCGGCCTGCTCCAGGGCACGGCGGCCGGCCGCGGCGGCCAGGTCGGAGGGCCAGGTGCCGGGCGGGGCGACGCGGCGCTCCTCGAAGCCGTACATCTGTCTCAGGAGACCGGGCATGAGCCGTACGCCGGGGTTGCGGGAGCGGACCTCGTCCTCGATCTCCGGGCCGGTCTGACGGTCGACGGGCACATGGACGGCGACCTGACGGATCGTGCTGTAGCGGGGGTTGGTCATGGCAGTCGTGTCGCCTCCGCGGCGTACCGCAGTCGTCGTCGAGTGCCGCCCGTCGGCGGCCCGGGCCAGTGAAGTGAGGAGAAGCGGCGCACCGCAAACGCATGCCGGTCCGCATACGGCCATTGGAGTGATCATGGTCGAGGGCTTCATACGGTGGAGTTACGCGCGGCACGGAGAGGATCTCCCGGGGCCGACAATGCTCCGGTGTCGCCGACCGAGGCCGAATTCCCGTATACCGACTATGACTTCACCCCCCACTGGTTCGCACACGAGGGTGTGCGGCAGCACTATCTCGACGAGGGGGCGGGTGCGCCGGTGCTGATGCTGCACGGCAACCCCAGCTGGAGTTACATGTGGCGGGACATGGTACGGGAGTTGCGCGCCGGCCACCGGTGCGTCGTCCCCGACCACATTGGCATGGGCCTGTCCGACCGCCCCGGCGAGTCCGTCCACCCCTACACCGCGTCCCGTCGTCTGGCGGATCTGGAGCGGCTGGTGGAGCATCTGGTGGCCGAACGCGGGGTGCCGGACCGGGGCTGGACCCTGATCGGGCACGACTGGGGCGGTGTCATCGGCATGGCCTGGGCGCGCCGCCGGCCCGCATGGCTGTCCCGCATCGTCATGCTCAACTCCGCGGCCTTCCC
The genomic region above belongs to Streptomyces sp. CG1 and contains:
- a CDS encoding 3-oxoacyl-ACP synthase III family protein; translation: MTNPRYSTIRQVAVHVPVDRQTGPEIEDEVRSRNPGVRLMPGLLRQMYGFEERRVAPPGTWPSDLAAAAGRRALEQAGLAPGAVDLLIFASASEDVEEPATAHAVAHKLGVTAPVFDVQNACNGVLNALEIADALIRAGRYARVLVTTGERSSRLSALPVRDRRELALLLPALTLGDLGAALLVEASDRPGILAAAFCANSSGWQAATVTNPYFGQADGAPAVRFDSAALAASFPGLEARAFDALHAAGRNPGDLDLVCVHQPSVAFTRAILDTLAVPEDKAVPVFTAYGNVATAGLPLQLAGAAEQGRLRPGDLVALFGLASGASGGLVLLEWSP
- a CDS encoding acyl carrier protein — protein: MTDTYDTIRSVLTGSFLVPDAEIGPEVTLEQLELDSLALAEFALILDENFGVKIDSEHANRTTTLAEVTEYVDTLRTPDTVTAP
- a CDS encoding beta-ketoacyl synthase encodes the protein MTASIAVTGLGLVTPAGIGVADTWTGVCAGQATAAPDPALAGLPVDFSCRVPVAGQDLDRRIGRKAWRMGRFAKLAVLAAREAVRDAGLGSASWDGARVATVIGCGMGGLEKLEEQCARLEQRGADLTSSLAIPMIIPNLGTGEVSIDLQARGPSLSPATACASGASAIATARDLLAAGLCDIAVTGGVEAAVSRVCTIGFWRMGALSVRSDRAAASRPFAADRDGFVMAEGAGILVLERTADATARGVRPRALLAGCGSTSDAHHPTALPADAHGAEAALRTALTEAGLAPDDVDHVNAHGTSTPLNDAAEAALIARVLPHRPSVTAAKGVLGHTLGASGAIEAALTVLTLQHRRVPPIANLQAPAPEFDIDCVTRQPRRQDLRTAVSHSFGFGGHNVVLVLTAP